In Halomarina salina, one DNA window encodes the following:
- a CDS encoding Nramp family divalent metal transporter translates to MSDSNETNGDDIAPDGGAAQDSDVFMTEEVGAEYRDSVYRGVDYDGLETAPETAEYPSTSKGGRFKIADLPKVPKVRHLVGPSAIMLGASLGSGETQFWPLLVAQNGWGLYWAFWVGVLTQFFINTELQRWTLATGESIFRAFERISRFWPWFFLVAGFFHLGWPGWAAGGSEVLAAWVGLGPENWVGIGIASMVLIWLSYLAGPLVYNVVERIQVALMIGAIAGAVVLVFIIGSAGQLANVPAGAVNFGALPEDMDIAVFLGGLAYAGAGGYINLSQGVWAREKGFGMGTYQGRIKNPLRGADPEEVHENGFTFEPTDKNLRRWREWWRVVQQEHFLTFVVGLLVVATIAMTIAAEFASGTDQGAISMWLTVVIPEMDAVNAFLLYAVLFIALFSTQYAIVESFVRNSVDIIYEGYGRQAGWNLPRVFLGLLTVFTLWGIGIIALQFQQPWLLLVIGAAIAGAMMWPYNALTIINNTTRLPEHLQPGWGRVVAMWWATGFFGYFTVLLIGGVLNNAEYGLSYPVMETTLGVVGSGAGGYVLWLVFLLVQVYTMYRSGRAKLQASGNVANADEASGFLA, encoded by the coding sequence ATGAGTGATTCGAACGAGACCAACGGTGACGATATCGCGCCCGACGGCGGCGCGGCGCAGGATTCGGACGTCTTCATGACGGAGGAGGTCGGGGCAGAGTATCGCGACTCGGTGTATCGAGGCGTCGACTACGACGGCCTCGAGACCGCACCCGAGACCGCCGAGTACCCGTCGACGAGCAAGGGGGGCCGGTTCAAGATCGCCGACCTGCCGAAGGTGCCGAAGGTCCGGCACCTCGTCGGCCCGAGCGCCATCATGCTCGGGGCGTCGCTCGGCAGCGGCGAGACGCAGTTCTGGCCGCTGCTCGTCGCCCAGAACGGCTGGGGGCTGTACTGGGCGTTCTGGGTCGGCGTCCTCACGCAGTTCTTCATCAACACCGAACTCCAGCGCTGGACGCTGGCGACCGGCGAGAGCATCTTCCGCGCGTTCGAGCGCATCAGCAGGTTCTGGCCGTGGTTCTTCCTCGTCGCGGGGTTCTTCCACCTCGGCTGGCCGGGGTGGGCCGCGGGCGGGTCGGAGGTGTTGGCGGCCTGGGTCGGTCTCGGGCCGGAGAACTGGGTCGGCATCGGCATCGCCTCGATGGTGCTCATCTGGCTGTCGTACCTGGCCGGGCCGCTCGTCTACAACGTCGTCGAGCGTATCCAGGTCGCCCTGATGATCGGCGCCATCGCGGGGGCCGTCGTCCTGGTGTTCATCATCGGCTCGGCGGGCCAACTGGCGAACGTGCCGGCGGGCGCGGTCAACTTCGGGGCGTTGCCCGAGGATATGGACATCGCCGTCTTCCTCGGCGGCCTCGCCTACGCGGGTGCTGGTGGGTACATCAACCTCTCCCAGGGCGTCTGGGCACGGGAGAAGGGGTTCGGGATGGGGACCTACCAGGGTCGCATCAAGAACCCGCTTCGCGGGGCCGACCCCGAGGAGGTCCACGAGAACGGCTTCACGTTCGAACCGACGGACAAGAACCTGCGACGCTGGCGGGAGTGGTGGCGCGTCGTCCAGCAGGAGCACTTCCTGACGTTCGTCGTCGGCCTGCTCGTCGTCGCGACCATCGCGATGACCATCGCGGCCGAGTTCGCCTCGGGTACCGACCAGGGAGCCATCAGCATGTGGCTCACCGTCGTCATCCCCGAGATGGACGCGGTCAACGCGTTCCTGCTCTACGCGGTGCTGTTCATCGCGCTGTTCAGCACGCAGTACGCCATCGTCGAGTCGTTCGTCCGGAACAGCGTCGACATCATCTACGAGGGGTACGGTCGACAGGCCGGCTGGAACCTCCCGCGGGTGTTCCTGGGGCTGCTGACGGTATTCACGCTCTGGGGCATCGGTATCATCGCGCTGCAGTTCCAGCAGCCGTGGCTCCTGCTGGTCATCGGCGCGGCCATCGCGGGTGCGATGATGTGGCCGTACAACGCCCTCACCATCATCAACAACACGACGCGCCTGCCGGAACACCTCCAGCCGGGGTGGGGTCGCGTCGTCGCGATGTGGTGGGCGACGGGGTTCTTCGGGTACTTCACCGTCCTGCTCATCGGCGGCGTGCTGAACAACGCCGAGTACGGCCTCAGCTACCCAGTGATGGAGACGACGCTGGGTGTCGTCGGGAGCGGTGCCGGTGGGTACGTCCTCTGGCTCGTCTTCCTGCTCGTGCAGGTGTACACGATGTACCGGTCGGGTCGGGCGAAGCTCCAGGCCAGCGGCAACGTCGCCAACGCCGACGAGGCGTCCGGCTTCCTGGCCTGA